A DNA window from Aureibaculum sp. 2308TA14-22 contains the following coding sequences:
- a CDS encoding SusC/RagA family TonB-linked outer membrane protein, with product MKRACLKDTNFSKNVADNHGMIHKVKCGSLVRSKIHLLLLFFIFSLTAFAQEVTITGVVTSADDNFPLPGVNVIIQGTTNGTSTDFDGNYSITVNKGDVLEFSFIGFTPQSITVGDQTEINVVMLADAEALDEVVVVGYGQLKVKDLTSAITTVKAEELIKTPTNSAMQALQGKVAGLQVVSNGGPGRGPTVRVRGIGSYNTGASGPLYVVDGMFFNNIDFLNTADIESISILKDASASAIYGVRAANGVVLIETKSGSANKKSEISYDGYYGTQVAQNVLKVANAEQFTTLALESGSAPDAQFILNAMQRYGRSRVNPNVPDVNTDWYDEIIRPAQIMSHSLGFTGGSEKATYAVGANYFAQEGILDMKNEYERFNLRSKLEFKVNDWFTIGGNAVFSNSTRYDPEDSAWRLAYYAVPILPVLDPALADDPNVFPTNYANAQDLGYRGGQNPFPTLRFTEDRIRARNIFANFYAQLQIIPDKLSFKTSYNHNYQNFEVRNVRLPYFIGNSFQRENASLGKRVSNISNQIWDNTLTFTQTFDKHDLTILAGTSFRDEGFEMLGATGLNFPLSGEEAYYLSQAQTTPEEGVVDGGAREYGLSYFGRVSYNYDNRYLLYATYRADGTNKYQEKWGYFPTIGAGWVISSESFMEDNGVFDYLKLRGSWGKLGNDKVPSSEGSITSSVVTTALGDVLFSGVNTGSDFTALKWEVTSETNIGITARLFDNNLSLEADYYVRDTEDAVIPVERPLIPGATRQNVGEIRNSGFELALNWNKNVSDDFSYSIGANLSTLKNEVLDLDGQPHLDAGSAEFRQRSIVGQPLFAFYGREVAGVYQNDAEIQADPVAVANNLVPGDFKYKENGGDPNTIDDDDRVVLGSFLPTYSYGFNLGFEYKALDFSASAVGQGGNKILNRKRGEVIFTSDTNWDRDFAINRWHGEGTTNSYPSAAGVRKGWNQRLSDYYVEDGGFFRLQNITLGYTINKDGQHGKIPRTRIYFTAEKPLTLFNYNGFNPEVANGVDNQTYPIPAVYTIGVNIKI from the coding sequence ATGAAAAGAGCATGTTTAAAAGACACGAACTTTAGTAAAAATGTTGCTGACAATCATGGTATGATCCACAAAGTTAAATGTGGCTCTTTGGTGAGGTCTAAAATTCATTTACTATTGTTATTTTTTATCTTCTCACTTACAGCATTTGCCCAAGAGGTTACCATTACAGGTGTTGTAACAAGTGCAGATGATAATTTTCCGCTACCTGGAGTTAATGTAATTATCCAGGGCACAACAAATGGAACAAGTACTGACTTTGATGGTAATTATTCAATTACAGTCAATAAGGGTGACGTGCTTGAATTCAGTTTTATTGGTTTTACGCCTCAATCTATAACAGTTGGAGACCAAACCGAAATTAATGTAGTAATGTTGGCTGACGCAGAAGCTTTAGATGAAGTAGTTGTTGTAGGTTATGGTCAGTTAAAAGTAAAAGATTTAACCTCTGCAATTACTACTGTTAAGGCTGAAGAGTTGATAAAAACTCCGACAAATTCGGCAATGCAGGCTTTGCAAGGTAAAGTTGCAGGATTACAAGTGGTAAGCAATGGAGGTCCTGGTAGAGGCCCAACAGTTCGAGTACGTGGTATTGGTTCTTATAATACTGGTGCCTCAGGACCATTGTATGTGGTCGATGGTATGTTTTTTAACAATATAGACTTCTTAAATACTGCTGACATTGAGTCCATATCTATTTTAAAAGATGCATCAGCATCAGCTATTTATGGTGTACGTGCCGCTAATGGTGTAGTTTTAATAGAAACTAAATCGGGTTCAGCAAATAAGAAGTCAGAAATATCTTATGATGGATATTATGGAACACAAGTTGCACAGAATGTATTAAAGGTGGCTAATGCAGAACAGTTTACAACGCTTGCGTTAGAATCTGGCTCAGCTCCAGATGCTCAATTTATTTTAAATGCAATGCAACGTTATGGAAGAAGTAGAGTTAATCCAAATGTACCTGATGTAAATACAGATTGGTATGACGAAATTATCCGTCCTGCACAAATTATGAGTCATAGTCTCGGCTTTACAGGCGGTAGCGAAAAGGCTACTTACGCTGTTGGTGCTAATTATTTTGCACAGGAAGGTATTTTAGATATGAAAAATGAATATGAGCGTTTTAATTTAAGAAGTAAATTAGAATTTAAGGTAAACGATTGGTTTACAATAGGTGGTAACGCAGTCTTTAGTAATTCTACTAGATATGATCCAGAAGATTCAGCATGGAGATTAGCTTATTATGCAGTACCAATCTTACCAGTGCTAGATCCAGCTTTGGCTGATGATCCCAATGTGTTTCCAACTAATTATGCAAATGCACAAGATCTTGGATATAGAGGAGGGCAAAATCCTTTTCCTACTTTAAGATTTACAGAAGATAGAATCAGGGCGAGAAATATTTTTGCTAATTTTTATGCTCAACTACAAATTATTCCAGATAAATTAAGTTTTAAAACATCATACAATCACAATTATCAGAATTTTGAAGTACGTAATGTAAGATTACCTTATTTTATAGGTAATAGTTTTCAACGTGAAAATGCTTCATTAGGTAAAAGGGTTAGTAATATTTCCAATCAGATATGGGATAATACTTTAACCTTTACTCAGACTTTTGATAAGCATGACTTAACAATTTTAGCTGGAACCTCTTTTAGAGATGAAGGTTTTGAAATGCTTGGAGCAACTGGATTGAATTTCCCTCTAAGTGGTGAAGAAGCCTATTATTTAAGTCAAGCACAAACTACTCCAGAAGAAGGAGTTGTTGATGGTGGAGCACGAGAATATGGATTGTCTTATTTTGGGAGAGTCTCTTACAATTATGATAATCGATATTTATTATATGCCACTTACCGTGCTGATGGCACCAACAAGTATCAAGAAAAGTGGGGTTATTTCCCTACCATTGGTGCTGGTTGGGTAATATCTAGTGAATCTTTTATGGAAGACAATGGTGTTTTTGATTATTTAAAGTTAAGAGGTAGTTGGGGTAAATTAGGTAATGATAAAGTGCCTTCTAGTGAAGGTTCAATTACATCATCAGTAGTTACAACAGCATTAGGTGATGTGCTTTTTAGTGGTGTAAATACTGGAAGTGATTTTACTGCACTTAAATGGGAAGTTACTTCAGAAACCAATATCGGAATAACTGCCAGATTGTTTGATAACAATTTGTCTCTAGAGGCAGATTATTATGTTAGAGATACTGAGGATGCAGTAATTCCTGTTGAAAGACCATTAATTCCTGGAGCTACACGACAAAATGTAGGTGAGATAAGAAACTCTGGTTTTGAACTGGCATTAAATTGGAATAAAAATGTGTCTGATGATTTCAGTTATTCAATAGGTGCAAATCTTTCAACGCTAAAGAACGAAGTATTAGATTTGGATGGACAACCTCATTTAGATGCAGGTTCAGCAGAATTTAGACAACGTTCTATTGTAGGGCAGCCATTATTTGCTTTTTACGGACGTGAAGTTGCTGGTGTATATCAAAATGATGCAGAAATACAGGCTGATCCTGTTGCCGTGGCTAATAATTTAGTTCCTGGTGATTTTAAGTATAAAGAAAATGGAGGTGACCCGAATACTATAGATGATGATGATAGAGTAGTGTTGGGCTCATTTTTACCTACTTATTCTTATGGTTTTAATTTAGGTTTTGAATACAAAGCATTAGATTTTTCTGCCAGTGCTGTAGGCCAAGGTGGAAATAAGATACTTAATCGTAAAAGAGGTGAAGTAATATTTACCAGTGATACTAACTGGGATCGTGATTTCGCAATCAATAGATGGCATGGTGAAGGCACAACAAACTCTTATCCTTCGGCTGCTGGAGTTAGAAAAGGGTGGAATCAACGATTAAGCGATTATTATGTAGAAGATGGAGGTTTTTTTAGGCTTCAAAATATAACTTTGGGTTATACCATAAATAAAGACGGGCAACATGGAAAAATTCCAAGAACCAGAATTTATTTTACGGCTGAAAAGCCATTGACCTTGTTTAATTACAATGGATTTAACCCAGAAGTAGCAAATGGTGTTGACAATCAGACCTATCCTATACCTGCGGTATATACAATTGGTGTAAATATTAAAATTTAA
- a CDS encoding RagB/SusD family nutrient uptake outer membrane protein: protein MFKITKIVSVLTLLAVIAWGCTDKLDELQLNNNFAGGTDFTKTEDMILSIVGVYEAFQSRGWEQPLLISVRGDDVNAGGLGDQQDFAETDLFNYNKDYWMYNSLWENVYVDIITAHTAMEQIARYQEVADAAGVAKGDQYIAEAKVLRAMMLFHLSQVYGDVFIPLSSDTGELLSLTEVPTKDQVMQHISDQMDEAIAVLPDMRPNERQDLPGGVTKYTALAIKALAQQELKNYQGVADAAGQIISSGKFSLFSDFYELFKTPGKLSDESILDLQYSDFGQGEGDRESHLYAPYGPQGWTPAVLGASSGWGFYEPSMKFIKFMLDRNETVRLETSVLFTDRGIAEITSDPAYATLPSFVKNTTRDGDRINDYARALFASGKHYLPSNQLIPGRTSYGSNKNYNIIRYAEILLIYAEALTQGANGSGMTADQAVNQVRARAGLGNLSGVTTDDVLDEKFAELGMEWGKRYFDMIRLGKTAELSYDGRTFSEDKKYLPYPQSQVDQFPILEGVSN from the coding sequence ATGTTTAAAATAACTAAGATAGTATCTGTACTTACCTTATTAGCAGTAATTGCTTGGGGTTGTACTGACAAATTAGACGAGTTACAGCTTAATAACAATTTTGCTGGTGGTACCGATTTTACCAAGACAGAAGATATGATTCTTTCCATTGTTGGTGTTTATGAAGCGTTTCAATCTAGAGGATGGGAACAGCCTTTATTAATATCGGTTAGAGGTGATGATGTAAATGCTGGTGGATTAGGTGATCAGCAAGATTTTGCCGAAACAGATTTGTTCAATTACAATAAAGATTATTGGATGTACAATTCACTTTGGGAAAATGTATATGTTGATATAATTACTGCACATACCGCAATGGAACAAATTGCAAGGTATCAAGAAGTAGCAGATGCGGCAGGGGTAGCAAAAGGAGATCAATATATAGCTGAGGCAAAAGTATTAAGAGCAATGATGCTTTTTCACTTGTCACAAGTATATGGAGATGTTTTTATTCCATTATCTTCTGATACTGGAGAATTACTATCCCTAACTGAGGTACCCACCAAAGATCAGGTAATGCAACACATTTCAGATCAAATGGATGAAGCTATTGCAGTATTACCAGATATGCGTCCAAATGAGCGTCAAGATTTACCAGGCGGTGTTACTAAATATACCGCGTTGGCAATCAAAGCCTTGGCACAACAAGAGTTGAAAAATTATCAAGGCGTCGCGGATGCTGCTGGGCAAATCATTAGTTCAGGTAAATTCAGTTTGTTTTCTGATTTTTATGAATTGTTTAAAACACCAGGTAAGTTAAGTGACGAAAGTATTTTAGACTTACAGTATTCAGACTTTGGTCAAGGTGAGGGTGATAGAGAAAGTCATTTATATGCACCTTATGGGCCACAAGGATGGACGCCAGCAGTGCTAGGTGCAAGTAGTGGTTGGGGTTTTTATGAGCCTAGCATGAAGTTTATCAAATTTATGTTAGACCGAAATGAAACAGTACGTTTAGAAACTTCAGTTTTATTTACTGATAGAGGGATAGCTGAGATAACATCAGATCCAGCTTATGCAACTTTACCTTCTTTTGTGAAGAATACAACCAGAGATGGTGATAGAATCAATGATTATGCACGTGCATTATTTGCTAGTGGTAAGCATTATTTACCTTCAAATCAATTAATTCCAGGAAGAACATCTTATGGTAGTAATAAAAACTATAATATAATACGATATGCAGAAATTCTGTTAATCTATGCAGAGGCTCTAACTCAAGGAGCTAATGGTTCAGGAATGACAGCAGATCAAGCTGTAAATCAGGTTAGAGCTAGAGCAGGATTAGGGAACTTGTCAGGAGTTACAACTGATGATGTTTTAGATGAAAAATTTGCTGAATTAGGAATGGAATGGGGTAAACGCTATTTTGATATGATTAGATTAGGCAAAACAGCTGAACTTAGTTATGATGGTAGAACTTTTTCTGAAGATAAAAAATATCTTCCATATCCACAAAGTCAAGTAGATCAATTCCCTATTTTGGAAGGCGTTTCTAATTAA
- a CDS encoding LamG domain-containing protein has product MKTIKKLIAVVVLMLFAVACNDGIDPITQVDPGPDASAPEITINYPVEGTKIKVNEPVVSIMIDFEVTDDIEVANISVKMDGSEIATMNDFKDYRRVLAEVAYDNLTTGVHELNITATDLDGKSTSEIVSFEKEPPYIPLFANEVAYMAFDGDYTELISVTKATKVGSPGFAGEGIASPNAYAGAADSYLTIPTSTLQLGSELTGMFWYKVNASPDRGGILVIGPPDPDKGADKQNNRNSGFRMFRENAGGKQRIKLNVGTGTKNVWVDGGTAADLDADNPEWVNIAFTISPTSAVVYINGQVVKESTLEEGGVDWAGCDIMSIMSGEPRFNGWNHKSDNSFMDELRIFNTAMTQEEIQNVIGVTNPYEPADGETLYMKFDDKYNNLVGGALATEVGSPGYAGEAKKGSNAYAGATDSYLTLPTTGLQGESFSATFWYKVNAEPNRAGILVMGPEDPDNADYPDKQNNRNYGFRFFREDAGGMQRVKLNVGTGTSNVWVDGGSAADIDPAAGEWVHLAFTITPGKAKVYINGEMVKESDVAGVDWAGCDILSIMSGAPRFTGWNHKSDSSYMDDLHLFNKALTQEEIQDIM; this is encoded by the coding sequence ATGAAAACAATAAAAAAATTAATTGCAGTTGTAGTGCTTATGCTTTTTGCAGTAGCATGTAACGACGGAATTGATCCTATAACTCAGGTAGATCCAGGTCCAGATGCTTCCGCACCTGAAATAACTATTAATTATCCTGTTGAGGGAACAAAAATTAAAGTAAATGAACCCGTCGTCTCTATCATGATCGATTTTGAAGTTACTGATGATATAGAGGTAGCCAATATTTCTGTAAAAATGGATGGTTCAGAAATTGCGACAATGAATGATTTTAAAGATTACCGTCGCGTGTTGGCCGAAGTTGCTTATGATAACTTAACTACAGGTGTACATGAGTTAAATATTACTGCGACAGATTTAGATGGTAAATCTACATCTGAAATAGTAAGTTTTGAAAAAGAACCACCTTACATTCCTTTATTTGCGAACGAGGTAGCGTATATGGCTTTTGATGGTGATTATACTGAGCTAATTAGCGTAACTAAAGCTACTAAAGTTGGTTCTCCTGGTTTTGCAGGTGAAGGAATTGCTAGTCCTAATGCCTATGCTGGTGCAGCTGATTCTTATTTAACAATTCCTACTTCTACATTGCAGTTAGGGAGCGAGCTGACAGGAATGTTCTGGTATAAAGTAAATGCAAGCCCAGATAGAGGTGGTATTTTGGTTATTGGCCCTCCAGATCCTGATAAAGGAGCTGACAAACAAAATAATAGAAATAGTGGATTTAGAATGTTCCGTGAAAACGCCGGAGGTAAACAACGTATAAAGTTGAATGTAGGGACAGGGACTAAAAATGTATGGGTTGATGGTGGTACTGCGGCTGATTTAGACGCTGACAATCCAGAATGGGTAAATATTGCCTTTACCATTTCACCAACATCAGCAGTAGTTTATATAAACGGTCAGGTTGTAAAAGAGAGTACTTTAGAAGAAGGTGGTGTAGATTGGGCTGGTTGTGATATTATGTCAATTATGTCTGGTGAACCACGTTTTAACGGTTGGAACCATAAATCTGACAACAGCTTCATGGACGAATTGCGTATTTTCAATACAGCAATGACTCAAGAAGAAATTCAAAACGTAATTGGTGTAACCAATCCTTATGAACCAGCAGACGGTGAAACATTGTATATGAAGTTTGATGATAAATATAATAACTTAGTTGGTGGGGCATTAGCTACAGAAGTAGGCTCTCCTGGCTATGCAGGAGAAGCTAAAAAAGGTAGCAATGCCTATGCTGGGGCTACTGATTCTTATTTAACACTTCCAACTACCGGTTTGCAAGGAGAATCATTTAGTGCCACATTTTGGTATAAAGTAAATGCAGAACCAAATAGAGCTGGTATTTTAGTTATGGGACCTGAGGATCCGGACAATGCGGATTATCCAGATAAACAAAATAACAGGAATTATGGGTTTAGATTTTTCCGTGAAGATGCTGGAGGTATGCAACGTGTTAAATTAAATGTAGGTACTGGGACTTCTAATGTTTGGGTTGACGGTGGTTCAGCCGCAGATATTGATCCTGCTGCTGGAGAATGGGTGCATTTAGCATTTACAATAACACCTGGCAAGGCTAAAGTTTACATTAATGGCGAAATGGTTAAAGAAAGTGATGTAGCTGGTGTGGACTGGGCAGGTTGTGATATATTATCTATCATGTCAGGTGCACCACGTTTTACTGGTTGGAATCACAAATCTGACAGTAGCTACATGGATGATTTACATTTGTTTAACAAAGCGTTGACACAAGAGGAAATACAAGATATTATGTAA
- a CDS encoding glucoamylase family protein produces the protein MKTINQLFIIFLLSFLSFSCKEKAQEGIDELKTNMSKQMVEFNLTAEDETLLDKIQKQTFNYFWEGAEPNSGLARERLHMDDIYPTSPKNTVTIGGSGFGLMAILVGIERNFITKAEAFDRYVKIVDFLEKADRFHGAWPHWLNGETGKTLAFSKKDNGGDLVETAFLVQGLLTVAEYFREGNDVEKELVAKIEQLCNEVEWNWYTKGENVLYWHWSPEYKWEMNFPVGGYNEALIMYILAAGSPTHAVKPEVYHKGWARNGDIAKDTVFYGLETELDHYEHDKSPVGPLFWAHYSYLGMNPKGLKDTYGDYWKLNRNHALIHYKHAIENPNNFNGYGENFWGFTSSYSMKGYAGHRPDKDIGVVSPTAALSSFPYTPKESMQMLRHLYKDMPEYIGKYGPYDAITLEHDWKTVRYLAIDQGPIPVMIENYRSGLLWDLFMKNKEVQNGLKKLGFTSPYLE, from the coding sequence ATGAAAACAATTAACCAACTATTTATAATATTCCTTTTAAGTTTTCTATCCTTTTCGTGCAAAGAAAAAGCACAAGAAGGAATAGATGAACTAAAAACTAATATGAGCAAACAAATGGTTGAATTTAATCTTACAGCAGAAGATGAAACATTATTAGACAAAATCCAAAAGCAAACTTTCAATTATTTCTGGGAAGGAGCAGAACCTAATTCTGGATTAGCTCGTGAACGTTTGCACATGGACGATATTTATCCCACATCACCAAAAAATACGGTTACCATTGGAGGTAGTGGATTTGGTCTAATGGCTATTTTAGTTGGTATTGAGCGAAATTTTATAACAAAGGCAGAGGCTTTTGACCGTTATGTGAAAATTGTTGATTTTCTTGAAAAAGCAGATCGATTTCATGGTGCATGGCCACATTGGTTAAATGGAGAAACTGGAAAAACATTAGCGTTCAGTAAAAAAGACAATGGAGGCGATTTAGTTGAAACTGCCTTTTTAGTCCAAGGACTGTTAACTGTTGCTGAATATTTTAGAGAAGGTAATGATGTAGAAAAAGAATTGGTAGCAAAAATAGAACAGCTTTGTAATGAAGTGGAATGGAATTGGTACACCAAGGGCGAAAACGTATTGTACTGGCACTGGTCACCAGAATATAAATGGGAAATGAATTTTCCTGTGGGAGGTTACAACGAAGCTTTAATTATGTACATTTTAGCGGCAGGTTCACCTACACATGCTGTTAAACCTGAAGTATATCACAAGGGTTGGGCAAGAAATGGAGATATTGCTAAAGACACGGTTTTTTACGGTTTAGAAACCGAATTGGATCATTATGAACATGATAAATCACCTGTTGGGCCACTTTTTTGGGCACATTATTCGTATTTGGGAATGAATCCAAAAGGATTAAAGGACACTTATGGCGATTACTGGAAATTGAACAGAAATCATGCGTTGATTCACTACAAGCATGCTATTGAGAATCCTAATAATTTTAATGGATATGGTGAGAATTTTTGGGGCTTTACCTCAAGCTATTCAATGAAAGGATATGCAGGACATAGACCCGATAAGGATATAGGTGTGGTTTCACCAACTGCCGCACTTTCTTCATTTCCTTATACGCCAAAAGAAAGTATGCAAATGTTAAGACATTTATATAAAGATATGCCTGAATATATTGGTAAATATGGCCCTTATGATGCCATAACCTTAGAACATGATTGGAAAACAGTAAGATATCTGGCTATTGACCAGGGTCCTATTCCAGTGATGATTGAAAATTATAGATCTGGATTATTATGGGATTTGTTTATGAAAAATAAAGAGGTACAAAACGGACTAAAGAAATTAGGTTTTACAAGTCCGTATTTGGAGTAA
- a CDS encoding glucoamylase family protein: protein MKLKSILILITVILLSCKKDDYVYEPPKPPDPFPTLSDEEIMDLTQKETFRYFWDFAHTASGAARERYHPGNPSNDANTVTSGGTGFGLMALVVGIERGYITKTQGVERFNKILTFLENADRFHGAWPHWLDGNSGSVKPFSAKDNGGDLVETAFLVQGLICVREYFKNGNDEEKALATKADELWKGVEWNWYTNNKDELLWHWSPNFGFEINLRLRGHNETMIAYILAAASPDYTITKEVYEKGWANEGAIKSTASQYGYPLVLKHAGAPQFGGPLFFSHYSFLGLNPKNLSDQYGNYWQLNVSHSKINYQYCVGNPKGFRDYGKECWGLTASYTRKDDGGIGYKAHKPNNDSGVISPTAAISSIPYTPQESLKAMHYFYKHKDKLLGPAGFYDAFSPQHNYWVAEAYLAIDQGPQIIMIENHRTGLLWNLFMQNSDIKKGLDKLGFNY, encoded by the coding sequence ATGAAATTAAAATCAATACTAATATTAATTACTGTAATTCTACTCTCGTGCAAAAAAGATGATTACGTCTATGAACCACCTAAGCCACCAGATCCATTTCCAACATTGAGCGATGAAGAGATTATGGACTTGACCCAAAAAGAAACCTTTAGGTACTTTTGGGATTTTGCCCATACAGCATCTGGAGCAGCTAGGGAACGTTATCATCCAGGAAATCCTTCAAACGATGCCAATACGGTTACTTCTGGAGGAACGGGTTTCGGACTTATGGCTCTGGTTGTTGGTATTGAACGCGGTTATATTACCAAAACTCAGGGTGTGGAACGTTTCAATAAAATTTTAACTTTTTTAGAAAATGCTGATCGTTTTCATGGTGCATGGCCACATTGGTTAGACGGTAATAGTGGTTCAGTAAAACCTTTTAGTGCTAAAGACAATGGGGGAGATCTCGTTGAAACTGCCTTTTTAGTGCAAGGTCTAATTTGTGTAAGGGAATATTTTAAGAATGGGAATGATGAAGAAAAAGCACTGGCTACCAAAGCAGATGAATTATGGAAAGGTGTTGAATGGAATTGGTACACCAATAACAAAGACGAATTGCTTTGGCATTGGAGTCCAAATTTTGGTTTTGAAATAAACTTAAGACTAAGAGGCCATAACGAAACAATGATTGCTTATATTTTGGCCGCGGCCTCACCGGACTATACCATTACCAAAGAAGTATATGAAAAAGGTTGGGCCAATGAAGGAGCTATAAAATCTACTGCTTCACAATATGGATATCCTTTGGTTTTAAAACATGCAGGAGCTCCACAATTTGGTGGGCCTTTATTTTTTTCCCATTATTCTTTTTTAGGTTTAAATCCAAAGAATTTATCTGATCAATATGGTAATTATTGGCAATTAAATGTGAGCCATTCAAAAATCAATTACCAGTATTGTGTGGGGAACCCTAAGGGTTTTCGAGATTATGGAAAAGAGTGTTGGGGCTTAACGGCAAGTTATACTAGGAAAGACGATGGCGGAATAGGTTATAAGGCTCATAAACCAAACAATGATTCTGGGGTTATTTCGCCTACAGCAGCAATAAGTTCTATTCCTTACACACCACAAGAATCTTTAAAAGCGATGCACTATTTTTACAAACATAAAGATAAGTTATTAGGACCTGCTGGATTTTACGATGCTTTTAGTCCTCAACACAATTATTGGGTGGCAGAAGCTTATTTGGCTATAGATCAAGGTCCCCAAATTATTATGATAGAGAACCATAGAACGGGTTTATTATGGAATTTATTTATGCAAAATAGTGATATTAAAAAAGGATTGGATAAATTGGGATTTAATTATTAA
- a CDS encoding carboxylesterase family protein: MKHKNYVWILALLFATSVFAQHQKEYVKEYLVEGTDTLKLRVLYPKDFKKTEGYPVVLFLHGAGERGNDNKKQLIHGSKMFVDSIEKHPAIVVFPQCQQNDFWANATVDRTTQPIALKFPKDSKPTKGLHLVMRYLDELVKNPYIKKDQIYVGGLSMGGMGTFELLSRKPELFAAAFAICGGGNAELAEKYAKSTAMWVFHGAEDNVVNPQLSVDMVSALLKYGGKPNFNLYSKANHNSWDAAFAEPELLSWLFSNIKNKNTDE, from the coding sequence ATGAAACATAAAAATTACGTTTGGATTTTAGCATTGCTTTTTGCAACAAGTGTGTTTGCACAACATCAGAAGGAATATGTAAAAGAATATTTAGTTGAGGGAACAGACACACTTAAATTAAGAGTATTATACCCTAAAGATTTCAAAAAGACTGAGGGTTATCCTGTGGTTCTATTCTTACATGGGGCTGGTGAACGAGGTAATGATAATAAGAAGCAATTGATTCATGGTAGCAAAATGTTTGTTGATTCAATTGAAAAGCACCCTGCAATAGTAGTTTTTCCACAATGTCAACAAAATGATTTTTGGGCTAATGCTACAGTTGATAGAACAACTCAACCTATTGCTCTGAAATTCCCTAAAGACAGTAAGCCAACCAAAGGATTGCATTTAGTAATGAGATATTTGGATGAGTTGGTGAAAAATCCATATATAAAGAAAGATCAAATTTATGTTGGTGGATTATCAATGGGAGGTATGGGTACATTTGAATTGTTAAGTAGAAAACCAGAACTATTTGCTGCCGCTTTTGCCATTTGCGGTGGCGGAAATGCAGAATTGGCAGAAAAATACGCTAAGAGTACTGCAATGTGGGTTTTTCATGGAGCAGAAGATAATGTAGTGAATCCGCAGTTGTCAGTAGATATGGTTTCAGCATTATTAAAATATGGAGGAAAACCAAATTTTAACTTGTATAGTAAAGCAAACCACAATAGCTGGGATGCTGCTTTTGCTGAACCAGAGCTATTATCTTGGTTATTTTCAAATATAAAAAACAAAAATACAGATGAATAA